The following are from one region of the Lynx canadensis isolate LIC74 chromosome D4, mLynCan4.pri.v2, whole genome shotgun sequence genome:
- the IFNK gene encoding interferon kappa codes for MNTKPDVIQKCLWPACLVGLFIPGALSLHCNLLHLHLREVTWQNLRLLNSMSNSFPVECLRETRAFELPQDIQSHTPPGKRYLKEAFYEMSTQAFNIFRESTTKSTWKKKNLKQIQIRLDWQMHHLEKCFEEEEKGKEDSKQMEEDGMDFSGAMVSQVSSLELRRYFYRMYNFLKDKKYSPCAWEIIRVELRRCFYYFYKLTLLLRKK; via the coding sequence atgaacactaagCCTGATGTGATTCAAAAGTGTTTGTGGCCTGCATGCCTTGTAGGTCTGTTCATCCCTGGCGCCCTCTCTCTGCACTGTAACTTGCTGCATCTTCACCTGAGGGAAGTCACCTGGCAAAATCTGAGACTTCTGAACAGCATGAGCAATTCATTTCCTGTAGAGTGCCTAAGAGAAACCAGAGCTTTTGAGTTGCCCCAAGACATCCAATCACACACCCCACCTGGGAAAAGGTACCTCAAGGAGGCCTTCTATGAAATGTCCACACAGGCCTTCAACATCTTCAGAGAGTCCACCACCAAATccacttggaaaaagaaaaacctgaaacAAATCCAAATCAGACTTGATTGGCAGATGCACCACTTGGAAAAATGCTtcgaggaagaggagaaagggaaggaagactcGAAACAGATGGAAGAGGATGGGATGGACTTCTCAGGAGCTATGGTCTCCCAGGTGAGCAGCCTAGAACTGAGGAGATATTTCTATAGGATGTACAACTTCCTGAAAGATAAGAAATACAGTCCCTGTGCCTGGGAGATCATCCGAGTGGAACTCAGAAGATGTTTCTACTACTTCTATAAATTAACACTACTACTCAGGAAGAAATAA